The following proteins come from a genomic window of Litoribacterium kuwaitense:
- the dcd gene encoding dCTP deaminase: protein MILSDKTIEEKIGTGEITIDPLTPGQIQPASVDMRLGRHFLKIDENSITGMSLDQPATYVEFERDKIVIPPNSFLLATTAEYISIADNLTAFVEGRSSIGRMGLFIQNAGWVDPGFEGQITLELFNANRVPIELTAGRRICQLVFAQMDQTSQTPYRGKYQGQTNAVQSRVFLDDELNPVK, encoded by the coding sequence ATGATTTTGTCAGATAAAACCATCGAAGAAAAGATAGGTACAGGTGAAATTACAATTGACCCACTTACGCCTGGTCAGATTCAGCCAGCGTCGGTGGATATGCGTTTAGGGCGGCACTTCTTAAAGATTGACGAAAACTCCATTACTGGCATGTCTCTTGATCAGCCAGCGACTTATGTTGAATTTGAGCGAGATAAGATCGTCATTCCGCCAAACTCTTTTTTGTTGGCGACAACTGCTGAATATATTTCGATTGCTGACAACTTGACTGCATTCGTCGAAGGGCGCAGCTCTATCGGGCGCATGGGACTCTTTATTCAAAATGCCGGTTGGGTCGATCCAGGGTTTGAAGGTCAGATCACTCTTGAACTGTTCAATGCCAATCGCGTTCCGATTGAGCTAACAGCAGGAAGACGGATTTGTCAGCTTGTGTTTGCCCAAATGGATCAGACGAGCCAGACCCCGTATCGCGGCAAATATCAAGGTCAGACAAACGCTGTTCAAAGCCGAGTATTTTTAGACGATGAATTAAATCCAGTCAAATAA
- a CDS encoding YfkD famly protein, giving the protein MKRIYLLLLAAMLTVPTLAEAKQSDDSRKPGDIPDAALNISKENTYPNSTNDQTYLTPSEEAKELIETAGMDIDNPDLIRLLNETEINMSPLSIGSRAVIFLGEWPLAYQSEETNTNWQYQLVNVNKYDNRGGKDVKKMSYVQEKEKQVSGGLTTNLPHQVTVEKMIQQKASQKTKLPLAFTTMIGKDTKKEQYYNIPVKKLGYLYGYAPAVNEKGHVTYGEVYLNIKGNTPSLEIKNVTQQGIGAWIPVQDYVSFTFMTSDTPRS; this is encoded by the coding sequence ATGAAACGCATTTATCTACTCTTGCTGGCTGCTATGCTCACAGTTCCCACCTTAGCTGAAGCAAAACAGTCAGATGATTCGCGAAAGCCCGGAGATATTCCAGATGCCGCGTTAAACATATCGAAGGAGAATACGTATCCAAACTCAACCAACGATCAAACTTACTTGACGCCAAGTGAAGAAGCGAAGGAATTAATTGAAACGGCAGGGATGGATATTGATAACCCTGACCTGATCCGCCTGTTGAACGAAACAGAGATTAACATGTCCCCATTATCGATCGGGTCAAGAGCAGTTATTTTTTTAGGTGAATGGCCGCTCGCATATCAATCCGAAGAAACGAATACGAATTGGCAGTATCAATTAGTTAACGTCAATAAGTATGACAACCGTGGTGGCAAGGACGTCAAAAAAATGTCCTACGTGCAGGAAAAAGAAAAGCAAGTTTCTGGTGGCTTAACGACAAACTTACCTCACCAAGTGACCGTTGAAAAAATGATTCAGCAAAAAGCGAGCCAAAAAACAAAACTACCTTTAGCTTTCACCACTATGATTGGAAAAGATACGAAAAAAGAGCAGTATTACAATATTCCGGTCAAGAAACTAGGGTATTTATATGGATATGCCCCAGCTGTGAATGAAAAAGGCCACGTCACATACGGCGAAGTGTATTTAAACATTAAAGGAAATACACCAAGCTTAGAAATTAAAAATGTGACGCAGCAAGGAATCGGTGCCTGGATTCCAGTACAGGATTACGTGTCTTTTACATTTATGACCTCTGATACACCGCGTAGTTAA
- the yidD gene encoding membrane protein insertion efficiency factor YidD translates to MKHFLLGVIRFYQRFISPLKPPTCRFYPTCSHYGLEAITKHGAARGFWLTVKRISRCHPFHPGGIDFVPEPEQKKTSASQKNNEV, encoded by the coding sequence TTGAAGCACTTCTTGTTAGGCGTAATTCGCTTTTATCAGCGGTTCATTTCACCGCTTAAACCACCGACTTGTCGTTTTTACCCAACTTGTTCTCACTACGGATTGGAAGCCATTACGAAGCATGGAGCCGCACGAGGTTTCTGGTTAACTGTGAAGCGTATTTCGAGATGTCATCCGTTTCATCCAGGGGGCATTGACTTTGTCCCAGAACCAGAGCAAAAAAAGACATCTGCCTCACAAAAGAACAATGAAGTGTAA
- the pdaA gene encoding delta-lactam-biosynthetic de-N-acetylase, with protein MKRWTAAFIVGLLFFSGTSLTKAADNTPIHWGFTKSKNETPAEAGQAYDELLKKHDAFYKDTDATEKNIYLTFDNGYENGYTAPILDVLKKTDTPATFFITGHYIKDQPELVKRMAAEGHIVGNHSWSHPDMTTVTKDKFAQELARVDEAFQDLTGGGPMKYLRPPRGIFSDQTLQWSGELGYYNVLWSVAFVDWKTDQQKGADYAYKEMMKQAHPGAVFLLHTVSKDNAEALERAITDLKKRGYTFASLDDYLLDHMMIDPLQI; from the coding sequence ATGAAGCGCTGGACGGCTGCATTTATTGTCGGGCTCTTGTTCTTTAGCGGCACAAGCCTCACGAAAGCAGCAGACAATACACCGATTCATTGGGGATTCACTAAAAGTAAAAATGAAACACCTGCTGAAGCGGGACAGGCATACGATGAGCTACTTAAAAAGCACGATGCTTTTTATAAGGATACGGACGCGACGGAAAAAAATATCTATTTAACGTTTGACAACGGTTATGAGAATGGCTACACCGCACCCATTTTAGATGTATTGAAAAAAACTGACACGCCAGCCACTTTTTTTATTACCGGACATTATATTAAAGACCAGCCAGAACTAGTCAAACGGATGGCAGCGGAAGGGCACATTGTTGGCAACCATTCGTGGAGCCATCCTGACATGACGACGGTAACAAAAGATAAATTTGCACAAGAGCTTGCGCGTGTCGATGAAGCCTTTCAAGACCTTACAGGAGGTGGACCGATGAAATATTTACGGCCACCAAGAGGGATTTTTAGTGACCAGACGCTACAGTGGTCTGGGGAGCTAGGCTACTATAACGTGTTGTGGTCAGTCGCATTTGTTGATTGGAAAACCGATCAGCAAAAGGGAGCCGATTACGCATATAAGGAAATGATGAAGCAAGCACACCCAGGCGCAGTGTTTTTATTGCACACCGTTTCGAAAGACAATGCTGAGGCGTTGGAACGAGCAATTACTGATTTGAAAAAACGAGGTTACACGTTTGCTTCACTCGATGATTATTTGCTTGACCATATGATGATAGACCCGCTGCAGATTTGA
- a CDS encoding YbjQ family protein, producing the protein MIISTTNQLDGYRVTEYIGIASGEAIMGANIARDFLSGITDIIGGRSSAYESKLAEGRKIALEEMEEEAERLGADAVIGVQIDFETIKDGMMMVIASGTAVRTTRV; encoded by the coding sequence ATGATTATTTCTACAACAAATCAACTGGACGGCTACCGGGTCACTGAATACATTGGCATTGCTTCGGGCGAAGCGATTATGGGAGCAAATATTGCCCGCGACTTTTTATCAGGTATTACTGATATCATTGGGGGGCGCAGTTCTGCTTATGAAAGCAAGCTTGCTGAAGGGCGGAAGATTGCTCTGGAAGAGATGGAGGAAGAGGCCGAGCGCCTTGGCGCTGATGCAGTTATCGGTGTTCAAATTGATTTTGAAACGATCAAGGATGGGATGATGATGGTGATCGCATCAGGAACGGCAGTTCGAACGACGCGGGTGTAA
- the folE2 gene encoding GTP cyclohydrolase FolE2 produces MTRIHKILPSKDERHTLFGSVQPGERTKPSKKEDMPDLQNQKKDFLFPIQAVGIANVRFPVTIHSRIDPITQSSVGSFSLTSSLLQDQKGTNMSRFTEILTAHQGEMPGFDVSLTSITHFLKQLAHRLEQPDAALRIDFPWGFQRKAPVSDYTAFQYVDAFVEASFDREHDETFFRVGMEAKVTTLCPCSKEISEYSAHNQRGRIQVEVSLSEEEAYDFDWKEKLLEAAESNASSILYPVLKRPDEKFVTEKAYENPRFVEDMVRLIASDLYEMEPVRAFSVHCQNEESIHQHDAIAKIVFDKDKDTLA; encoded by the coding sequence ATGACACGCATCCATAAAATATTGCCGAGTAAAGATGAGCGTCATACGTTATTCGGCTCAGTCCAGCCAGGAGAACGGACAAAACCTTCTAAAAAAGAAGACATGCCCGACTTACAAAACCAGAAAAAGGATTTTCTTTTTCCTATTCAAGCGGTCGGCATTGCCAATGTTCGTTTTCCTGTCACGATTCACTCTCGAATCGACCCTATCACCCAATCGAGCGTCGGCTCGTTTTCATTGACATCTTCACTTTTACAGGATCAAAAAGGAACGAATATGAGTCGGTTCACTGAAATACTGACAGCTCACCAAGGAGAAATGCCTGGCTTTGATGTATCGTTAACATCGATCACGCATTTCTTAAAGCAATTGGCCCATCGTCTTGAGCAGCCTGATGCGGCTTTGCGGATCGATTTTCCGTGGGGCTTTCAACGGAAAGCACCTGTCTCTGACTATACTGCGTTTCAATATGTTGATGCCTTTGTCGAAGCATCCTTTGACCGGGAGCATGATGAAACGTTTTTCCGCGTCGGTATGGAGGCAAAAGTAACAACCTTATGTCCTTGTTCAAAAGAAATTAGCGAATACAGTGCCCATAACCAGCGCGGGCGTATTCAAGTCGAGGTCTCTCTATCCGAAGAGGAAGCGTATGACTTTGACTGGAAGGAAAAGCTGTTAGAAGCGGCTGAAAGCAACGCTAGCTCGATCCTCTACCCTGTATTAAAGCGTCCTGATGAAAAGTTTGTCACCGAAAAAGCGTACGAAAACCCACGCTTTGTCGAAGATATGGTCCGGCTCATCGCCAGTGACCTTTATGAAATGGAACCAGTGCGCGCGTTTTCTGTACACTGTCAAAACGAAGAATCGATTCATCAACATGATGCGATTGCCAAAATCGTCTTTGATAAGGATAAAGACACCCTCGCCTAA
- the yfkAB gene encoding radical SAM/CxCxxxxC motif protein YfkAB: MKTLNGAYTIPEKKAISPSFDPWEAYQDVDRHGRMVLSSVEFTTTTLCNMRCEHCAVGHMLTAKDEEALPLDLLIRRLDEIPHLQTISITGGEPMLSQKSVEHYVLPLLEYAHHRGVYTQLNSNLTLPYARYERIVPYLDVLHISHNWGTDDDFMTGGFARMDRKPAEKSRLAYLERMRDNSRRLSEAGVFVSAETMLNRRTLPHLKTIHEDVVAMGCKRHEVHPMYPADFAKDLDILTLDEIKGAITHLLEIRDPNIWMLFGTLPFYPCSTSREDLQLLFRLQEDPMCTVRNDPDGRNRLNVNIFDGSIHMTDFDDDFSYGTILEDALPKIFDEWLSSSSAESLHCHCPAVKCLGPNTLVKNAYYPNESFTQRSENLTAFTASETR, encoded by the coding sequence ATGAAAACATTAAATGGTGCGTACACCATCCCAGAAAAGAAAGCCATTTCCCCGTCCTTCGATCCTTGGGAAGCTTATCAGGATGTTGATCGACACGGGCGTATGGTACTTTCTTCAGTGGAATTTACGACAACGACCCTTTGTAATATGCGGTGTGAGCACTGTGCGGTCGGACATATGCTGACAGCAAAAGACGAAGAAGCACTGCCGCTTGATTTACTTATCCGTCGCCTTGACGAAATTCCTCATTTACAAACGATTAGCATCACTGGCGGAGAACCCATGCTTTCACAAAAAAGCGTTGAACACTATGTGCTTCCGCTTTTAGAATATGCCCATCACCGCGGCGTTTACACCCAACTGAATTCTAATTTGACGTTGCCTTACGCTCGCTACGAGCGTATTGTCCCTTATCTTGATGTGCTGCATATTTCGCACAACTGGGGGACTGACGATGATTTTATGACTGGCGGATTTGCTCGTATGGACCGAAAGCCGGCAGAAAAATCTCGTCTTGCATACTTAGAGCGAATGCGCGACAATTCACGAAGGTTGAGTGAGGCTGGCGTATTTGTCTCTGCTGAAACCATGTTAAATCGGCGCACATTGCCACATTTAAAAACGATTCACGAAGACGTCGTCGCGATGGGCTGTAAGCGTCACGAGGTGCATCCGATGTATCCAGCAGATTTTGCTAAAGACCTTGATATTCTTACACTTGATGAAATCAAGGGAGCGATTACTCACTTACTTGAGATACGTGATCCAAACATATGGATGCTCTTTGGCACGCTGCCCTTTTACCCATGCAGCACGTCGCGTGAGGATCTCCAATTGCTTTTTCGTTTGCAAGAGGACCCGATGTGTACGGTACGCAATGACCCAGACGGACGGAATCGCTTAAATGTCAATATTTTTGACGGCAGCATCCACATGACCGATTTTGACGATGATTTTTCTTATGGAACGATTTTAGAAGATGCACTGCCAAAAATCTTTGACGAATGGCTCTCCTCTTCATCAGCAGAAAGTCTTCATTGCCACTGTCCTGCTGTTAAATGCCTTGGTCCTAATACGCTCGTGAAAAACGCGTATTATCCAAACGAGTCCTTCACCCAGCGCTCAGAAAACCTGACGGCATTTACAGCATCCGAAACTCGTTAA
- a CDS encoding discoidin domain-containing protein, which yields MKRIFSASIILAMIFAMFSPGASTEAAVANDSDNPLIASLTFDDSLQDDVTNEDLIANGEHTFVDGVLPDTKALYLSGDDQHVRTPQSLAFGEESFTVSFWYKGDTNADQVILSNKNFANGSNAGWAIYTTDNTINMNLGFPNAEKKNVSFGRNVFDASDWSHVTFVVDREEMIASLYINGYEMGVATLKHGSLDTSNPLHIGSDGLGNHGGNAFAIADLVISEGALTNETVKEQYRSYGINNVDLTALHTALSEAKTILDTGLENDYSETDFAFLEKVYNTAKTVADTQAEENIFQETINYYVRELNNAIFVYEQSNKEATPADLNMIIASDPELNHDQDKVKMVEGYFRHSFDIFPQADILFLPGDVTGGNRGEEYTFMKEMQKIYNNMEADGLFEDRRLLTVRGNHDMGGAEQFIPEGSAGAWNDAEGKYENNFFRDAYRVEINGFNFVGFDGNYNVDETSGKAKRLLEEIKNEADYDPTKPIFVTSHFPVSGTTWSGRWSNAASNNVGQYIMENDFSNVFYFAGHSHYDPSDERSLYQGGGTFLEAGSINYATYVHGGPYGGYIEGSYAKHNTTPRITNFLEVYGSKLIIKQYNLSSNEWIERPLVVNVGEGEDAYTYGQKDIKELIVPEFDEDSITVDSFENNDLTFTLKQANDNDRVFEYNVQLINQLTGEVDKSFNSLSLPLDDPFDEYREYTIEGVSAITPYKLRVFAADSMYNRTYQEIDIMPEDVNLESITAPDELTGVPILTEKTADGLGLPKTVQLETNEGMGEAEVQWDVEATSYDPHATTVQSFTVNGTVNLPAWVANPNGVSLETSIDVTVESIPQSQMTATATSEELVESSTPASLAIDGNEQTNWHTEWGIAGDLPQSITLDLGGTYNISKLSYLPRQSGNNGIITNYNIYVSTDGETFEKIVNGNWAGDSAEKVAAFAATEASHIKLEATDAVNGFVSAAEVNVYVDSTPLETPQAIITGEKNVAVGETLDLTMELTNVTRSKFQSLYAQDMTIQYDPEVLQLESIESLKDGFKVIEQKEIAPGQVRILAASVGEDVSANDDLLAAEFTAKAEAEKTTISLTDVVIANEQGEELQANGASHVVKVLDEDGSDGDGSDGDGSDGDGSDGDGSDGDGSDGDNDSDKDKDKDKDKDKDKDKDKDKDTQKPNKPAKKNELVVEGKVTTNDDNEVIVTLDEDEVIDAIENQEGIEQLTIDTKDSNESSQVSVNIPSTVFEALKDKNKDAVVVTATKEATFAVPVDEMSSLLASQFGTDEDVSISVSIATSDEQQQAVTQNGLASVSPAVQFQLDAVAGEKKVTLDQFANYVERTIVGEQPMNANKSVVVKINEDGSFTAVPTVFKGNEATFKSLTMVHSLSLKTMTYHSLMFQQRIGRTIISISSRQNI from the coding sequence ATGAAGAGAATTTTTTCCGCCTCGATCATACTAGCGATGATATTCGCTATGTTTTCACCAGGCGCATCCACAGAGGCTGCTGTTGCTAATGACAGTGACAATCCTCTGATCGCATCCCTAACTTTTGATGATAGCTTGCAAGATGATGTAACGAATGAAGATTTAATCGCAAATGGAGAACACACTTTTGTAGACGGTGTATTGCCAGACACGAAAGCCTTGTACTTAAGTGGCGATGATCAACATGTCCGTACACCACAAAGCTTGGCGTTTGGTGAAGAGAGCTTTACGGTTTCTTTCTGGTATAAAGGTGATACGAACGCAGACCAAGTCATTTTATCAAACAAAAACTTTGCCAACGGCTCTAATGCAGGGTGGGCCATTTACACAACCGATAATACAATCAATATGAACTTAGGCTTCCCAAATGCAGAAAAAAAGAACGTTTCTTTCGGACGTAATGTATTTGATGCCTCCGATTGGAGTCATGTGACGTTTGTCGTCGACAGAGAAGAAATGATTGCTTCGTTGTATATTAATGGTTATGAAATGGGTGTAGCGACGCTGAAGCACGGGTCATTAGATACATCCAACCCATTGCACATTGGATCTGACGGATTGGGGAATCACGGTGGGAATGCATTTGCGATCGCTGATCTCGTGATTTCGGAAGGTGCATTAACAAACGAAACAGTGAAAGAACAATATCGCAGCTACGGTATCAACAACGTAGATTTGACAGCACTTCACACAGCATTATCCGAAGCAAAGACAATCTTAGATACAGGTCTCGAGAACGATTATAGCGAAACGGATTTTGCTTTTTTAGAAAAAGTGTATAATACGGCAAAAACAGTTGCCGACACACAAGCAGAAGAAAATATTTTCCAAGAAACAATCAACTATTATGTACGTGAATTAAACAATGCCATCTTTGTTTATGAACAGAGTAATAAAGAAGCAACACCAGCCGATTTAAATATGATTATCGCTAGCGACCCCGAACTCAATCATGATCAAGATAAGGTGAAAATGGTCGAAGGATACTTCAGGCATTCATTTGACATATTTCCGCAGGCGGACATCTTGTTTCTACCGGGTGATGTAACTGGTGGTAACCGAGGCGAAGAATACACATTCATGAAAGAAATGCAAAAAATTTATAATAACATGGAAGCGGACGGTTTATTTGAGGACAGAAGGCTCTTAACGGTCCGAGGCAACCACGACATGGGTGGTGCCGAACAATTCATTCCTGAAGGCTCGGCAGGCGCGTGGAACGATGCTGAGGGAAAGTACGAAAATAACTTCTTTAGAGATGCTTATCGTGTCGAGATCAACGGATTTAACTTCGTCGGCTTTGACGGAAACTATAACGTAGATGAAACTTCAGGTAAAGCGAAACGTTTACTTGAAGAAATTAAGAATGAAGCGGATTACGATCCAACGAAACCGATTTTTGTTACTTCCCACTTTCCAGTCAGTGGTACGACTTGGTCGGGGAGATGGAGTAATGCGGCAAGTAATAATGTAGGGCAATACATTATGGAAAATGATTTTTCGAACGTGTTTTATTTTGCAGGTCATTCACATTACGACCCGTCTGACGAGCGTTCTCTTTATCAAGGTGGAGGCACATTCCTTGAAGCAGGCTCGATCAACTATGCCACTTATGTTCATGGAGGGCCGTATGGCGGTTATATTGAAGGATCGTATGCGAAGCACAATACGACACCTCGGATTACCAATTTCTTAGAAGTGTACGGATCAAAATTGATTATTAAGCAGTACAATTTAAGCTCAAATGAATGGATTGAGAGACCTCTTGTCGTCAATGTTGGCGAAGGTGAGGATGCATATACGTATGGCCAAAAAGATATCAAGGAACTCATTGTCCCGGAATTTGATGAGGACAGTATTACGGTCGATTCGTTTGAAAACAACGACCTTACGTTCACATTAAAGCAAGCAAATGACAACGATCGAGTGTTTGAATACAATGTTCAGCTCATCAATCAGCTAACAGGGGAAGTCGACAAATCGTTCAACAGCCTTTCTTTACCACTAGATGATCCATTCGATGAATATCGCGAGTATACGATCGAAGGTGTGTCAGCAATTACGCCATACAAACTCCGGGTATTTGCTGCGGATTCAATGTATAACCGTACTTATCAAGAGATTGATATTATGCCTGAAGACGTAAATCTTGAGAGCATTACTGCACCTGACGAGCTAACAGGTGTCCCTATTTTGACAGAGAAAACCGCAGACGGGCTTGGGCTGCCGAAAACTGTACAGCTAGAAACGAATGAAGGCATGGGCGAAGCGGAAGTCCAATGGGACGTGGAAGCTACAAGTTATGACCCTCATGCAACGACGGTGCAGTCCTTCACAGTCAATGGGACAGTCAATTTACCAGCCTGGGTAGCCAATCCAAATGGTGTGTCTTTAGAAACGAGCATTGATGTCACGGTTGAATCAATACCGCAGTCGCAAATGACGGCAACCGCAACAAGTGAGGAATTGGTTGAATCTAGTACACCAGCATCTTTGGCGATTGATGGAAATGAGCAAACAAACTGGCATACAGAATGGGGCATCGCTGGTGATCTTCCACAATCAATCACATTGGATCTCGGTGGAACTTACAATATTAGTAAATTATCGTATTTGCCGAGACAGTCAGGCAATAACGGGATTATCACAAATTACAATATTTACGTAAGCACAGATGGTGAGACATTCGAGAAAATTGTAAATGGGAATTGGGCAGGAGACAGTGCTGAGAAAGTGGCGGCTTTTGCTGCGACAGAGGCCTCTCACATTAAGCTTGAAGCCACCGATGCTGTAAATGGTTTTGTGTCAGCTGCCGAGGTGAACGTCTATGTTGATTCGACACCTCTTGAGACGCCACAAGCAATTATTACAGGTGAGAAAAATGTGGCTGTTGGAGAAACGCTTGATCTGACGATGGAGCTAACCAATGTAACACGAAGCAAATTCCAATCGTTATATGCTCAAGACATGACGATTCAATATGATCCGGAAGTTTTGCAGCTTGAGTCGATCGAATCATTGAAAGACGGTTTTAAAGTGATTGAGCAGAAGGAGATCGCACCAGGTCAAGTACGAATTTTAGCCGCTAGCGTTGGCGAGGACGTTTCTGCAAACGATGATTTATTGGCTGCTGAGTTCACAGCTAAAGCAGAAGCTGAAAAGACGACCATTTCTTTAACGGATGTTGTTATTGCAAACGAACAAGGTGAAGAATTACAGGCAAATGGTGCTTCTCACGTTGTGAAAGTGTTAGACGAAGATGGTTCAGACGGAGACGGTTCGGACGGAGATGGTTCGGACGGAGATGGTTCGGACGGAGATGGTTCAGACGGAGACGGCTCAGACGGAGATAACGACTCAGATAAGGATAAGGACAAAGATAAGGACAAAGATAAGGACAAAGATAAGGATAAAGATAAAGACACTCAAAAGCCAAACAAGCCGGCCAAAAAGAACGAGCTTGTCGTTGAAGGTAAAGTAACGACCAATGACGACAATGAAGTGATCGTTACTTTAGATGAAGATGAAGTCATTGATGCCATCGAGAACCAAGAGGGCATTGAACAGTTGACAATTGATACAAAAGACAGTAATGAATCAAGTCAAGTATCTGTCAATATTCCGAGCACAGTCTTTGAAGCATTGAAAGACAAAAACAAGGATGCCGTCGTTGTCACAGCAACGAAAGAAGCGACGTTCGCGGTTCCGGTTGATGAAATGAGCAGCCTGCTTGCGTCACAATTCGGTACAGACGAAGACGTTTCGATTTCCGTAAGCATTGCAACATCCGATGAGCAACAGCAAGCAGTTACACAAAATGGTCTTGCAAGCGTATCTCCAGCCGTACAATTCCAGCTCGATGCGGTTGCGGGTGAGAAGAAGGTCACTTTGGACCAATTCGCAAATTATGTAGAGCGCACGATTGTCGGTGAGCAGCCAATGAACGCCAACAAGTCGGTCGTCGTGAAAATCAACGAAGACGGTTCGTTTACAGCTGTACCGACAGTGTTTAAAGGAAATGAAGCAACGTTTAAGAGCTTGACAATGGTACATTCGTTATCGTTGAAAACAATGACGTATCATTCTCTGATGTTCCAGCAACGCATTGGGCGCACGATTATATCAATAAGCTCGCGGCAAAATATATGA
- a CDS encoding Ig-like domain-containing protein, with product MNIKRNRKKLRFISHFASVMMLVLFLSAPSFMPVAKAITEESAAGEATPEESGTDEATPEESEAGEATPEESEAGEATPEEPGTDEATPEEPGAGEATPEEPATGEGTPQESDTEEVADEEVADNPTTIDEASEQTLTLDKTEYLRGEPITLSYTGASENGNDWVGVYSITEEVGKDYSNPWDYLKSGDGEVSLSTNRPAGTYVAYFLLNGGYEIVDQQTFDIVDPVAATGVTLDQEDITVTEGKTSTLTATVTPDDATNTEVSWKSSNPDVVSVTANGHTATLNGHEPGEATVTVTTIDGSFTASVDVTVERFLTLPSMIELAQSKHDEAVEGNEDGQYVTGAKADLQSAINDAQEVVSDGNATEEQVNDVKAQLKEAMKTFDELKIHADVNGDEKLSVGDLALVSAAYGQEEGQENWNDHADVNHDDVVDQDDLDIVAQAIMK from the coding sequence ATGAACATTAAAAGAAATCGCAAAAAATTACGGTTCATAAGTCATTTTGCGTCTGTCATGATGTTGGTTTTATTCTTGTCTGCCCCATCTTTCATGCCGGTTGCTAAAGCAATAACAGAAGAGTCAGCAGCAGGCGAGGCAACGCCAGAAGAATCTGGAACAGATGAAGCAACGCCAGAAGAATCTGAAGCGGGTGAAGCAACGCCAGAAGAGTCTGAAGCGGGTGAAGCAACGCCAGAAGAGCCTGGAACAGATGAAGCAACGCCAGAAGAGCCTGGAGCAGGTGAAGCAACGCCAGAAGAGCCAGCAACAGGCGAAGGAACGCCACAAGAATCTGACACAGAAGAAGTGGCTGATGAGGAAGTCGCTGACAATCCTACAACAATTGACGAAGCTTCCGAACAAACATTAACCTTAGACAAAACCGAGTACCTTAGAGGAGAGCCGATCACACTTTCGTACACTGGCGCTTCTGAAAATGGAAATGATTGGGTTGGTGTCTACAGTATTACTGAAGAGGTAGGTAAAGATTATTCTAATCCTTGGGATTATTTAAAGTCTGGAGATGGAGAAGTTAGTCTGAGTACGAATCGACCTGCAGGTACATATGTTGCGTATTTCTTGCTTAATGGCGGCTATGAAATCGTCGATCAACAAACATTCGACATCGTTGATCCAGTTGCAGCTACCGGAGTCACACTTGACCAAGAAGACATCACTGTAACTGAAGGAAAAACGAGTACGTTAACGGCTACAGTGACGCCTGACGATGCGACGAATACCGAAGTGTCATGGAAAAGCAGCAATCCTGATGTCGTTTCAGTCACTGCAAACGGCCACACGGCTACGCTCAATGGTCATGAGCCAGGAGAAGCGACAGTAACAGTCACTACCATTGATGGAAGTTTTACAGCTTCTGTGGATGTAACAGTAGAACGTTTTCTCACATTACCAAGCATGATTGAGCTTGCCCAGTCGAAGCATGATGAAGCTGTTGAAGGCAATGAGGATGGTCAATATGTGACTGGCGCCAAAGCAGACCTGCAGTCGGCGATTAATGATGCTCAAGAGGTAGTAAGCGATGGTAACGCGACTGAAGAACAAGTCAATGACGTGAAAGCGCAATTGAAGGAAGCGATGAAAACCTTTGATGAGTTAAAAATCCATGCAGACGTGAATGGAGATGAAAAGCTTTCTGTCGGTGACTTAGCTCTTGTTTCAGCAGCATATGGTCAAGAAGAAGGGCAAGAGAACTGGAATGATCATGCAGATGTCAATCATGATGATGTGGTTGATCAAGACGATCTTGATATCGTAGCCCAAGCAATCATGAAGTAA